ttacctctccccaatacttctttggcctacccctacctcgtctaaaaccatccatggccaatctctcacacctccgcactggggcatccgtgtctctcctcttcacatgtccaaaccatctcaatctcgcttctcgcatcttgtcttccaccgaggccactcccaccttgtcccgaatatcctcattcctaatcctgtcactcctggtgtggccacacatccatctcaacattctcatctcggcaactttcatcttttgaacgtgagaaatcttaactgaccaacactccgccccatacaacatagtcggtctaaccaccactttgtagaacttgcccttaagttgtggtggcaccttcttgtcacatagcactccggaagcaagcctccatttcatccaccctgccctaatacgatgtgtgacatcatcgtcaatctccccgctgccttgcataatagatccAAGATGGAAATCTGAAGAAAATTTAATATGCATAATGAAAATTTAATATTTCTTCCTCAACTAAATTTAAAAGATTAGTCTTTCGCACGAATGAGTTCACTAGTTTATAATCTAGAAACACACTatggggtggggtggggtcaGAAGGGGGGTTTTAAAGTAGCGAGGAGTGGAATGATCAAGGAGACAATAAATTTGAAATGTCACTTATACAACTTGTTTTTCCACTGTAATAGAGTGAAActtatttttctaattttttttttttttaaacattttgATCAACCAGAACATGAAATATtgttcctccataccaaacacaccatgGATCATGGCATATTGCTTTCGAATGAGACGTACGTCATATTCTTACGTTGCTTTATACGTGTTCAAGCGAACATATTTAATTACTTGTCTTCTAACTCCTTTTGTTCTATTTTTTCCCACCTAGTTCCATTTTGTTCTATTGTCTCTATTAATGAGACTtcgttaaaaaaataaaatgggTAAAGCTCTGGTCAAGaatataatgatttttttttttttttggacatatGATTATATCCAATCACATATAACCAGCCTTTAGGCTTTTCCCAACTTccgaaaagatttccaaaacttgtgTCAGTTGTTTGTTGGTTCGGCAGCCAAAGAAACTCGTGAGAATTGGGCTAGAAACTGATGATGTTTGAAATAACTTTCTAACCAAACACTCACCAAGTTCAAATAGTTGCAAACTGAAGTTCTTGGAAAGATTGGCTTCataaaaaactaaaataaaaacgAAGGATTTAATTTATGTTTACCGGCATTGgtaaataaaatttattcactCAGTAATTTTTAATTTGTTGTGGTAGGATACGGATACTGTCTTATCCTTTTAATTAAGGTGCTTTTGATTTGTGAACAAGTTATATTGGAAGTATAACATACGGATTATAATTCAGAATTCAAGAATATAAGATTATTTAGTGTGTATATTTTTATTGATAAATGCTTGGTTTATATATATGGATTAAAAATGAGATATACGGGAATATATGTTTGATTTTACACTAGATAAACTTGGATAATTTTGGTTTTGTTAAAAGACTTTGAGAGAAGAGTTTTTGAGAAGGACATCTTTTACATTTTGTTATTTTATCCAGAATTGTTATTCCACATTAAATGTAATACATAAATAATACCACAATTGATATAAATTATATTGCTTACCTCAGAAGCAAAAATTCAACCAAATATGAAATAGAATAATTCCACAATTTAACTTCAGAATATTGTCCTAATTTATTCTTAGCTTGTAATTGGACGACCATTAAAAGATTTAAGTTGCTTCTTCCACTTGGCATGAAAGAGGTTACCTATAATTATTTTATACCGGCCCTTGGTTTGTGAAAAATTTATAATTAATTACAATATAAGATTATAATACTAGgattaaaaaaataagaaagttaTTTAGTAGATATATTTTCATTGATAGATATTTGATTTATTAGGCTAAAGCATGAGATATACACACACATCGATCATGTGCTTGGATTAAACTAGAAAAACTTGAATAAACTTTTATTTGTAATCATAACCTTGTTTTCTAAATCAATCTGAATCCTTTCTTGGTAATCAAATTCATCGAAATTCTGTCTgtacaaattcaattgaatttcgaTCAACTAAAGCAAATTAAACTAAAGAAAGAATTAAAGTTTTCTCGTCATTGATAAACCTATTAACGAACTCCCAGGATACATAGGAATACCAGTCACAACCCCACAAGAACCGTTTTTGCTTTCCATAGCCACCGGTTCCACCGTCCACTGCCGCGAATAAGCAGCGGCACAACTGGTTGTTCGAGGCGGCGCATTCTTAACCCTAACGGAGAAATTAATTATCCCGTTTTTCTCACCCTTTACATCCCTAAGCCTATAACTCAAAAAGTGCAAATAATCTTCCGGCAAAAATCCACCAATGAAATCAGACGTTGGAACCCTAGCTATTCCAACGGTTTTAATCCCCGAAGAATTCTTGCATTGAACCTCCACTAATAGATGACGTGCATGCATGGGCAAATCAACGATCAATTTTTCATTCCATGCAGGAAAACTTCCGCCTTCTTTATCCATTCTAGTTGTTTGGACGTTGCATGATGAATTATCTGTTTTGATATTTACGAAAACGCTCTTCTTTACTGGTTGCTTCCGATTCTCGTGAAGATTCTCACCGGATATCACCGTGATTTCTAAAACCCGagagaatgatgatgatgatggcttcATTGTATTTAGTCAAGAAAATCAAATTATGGATATGAAGTTATGTGAAAATTTGGAGGAAAGAATGAAAGAGGTTATCAAAGTATGGATATGAAGTTATGTAAAAGTTTGGAGGAAAGAATGATAGAGGTTGTGTGCGTATATATAGAGAAGTAGAGGAAGGAGGTTAGAAGGGAGAGAGAAAGAAAGATGTTGCTTCTGTAATGCTTGTCTAGTCTAATACGGTTCAATCTTGATGTACGCGTTTGACGTGGTAAAATTGACCTTCTCCCCCTAATTTAGGTCAACAAGTTCTCCATGGTTACCATAGAAGCACGATTTGTCATGATTACGACTTACGAATCTATCGGTAACTTAAATATATAACTAGAACGGCCGCAGCACGGGCTCAACACTTTAtattatagtgtatttatgtgtatatagttatctttgaatagtgattttatatatatatatatatatatatatatatatatatatatatatatatatattatgttcaaaacacgattaatataacattgtagtttgtgttccgtatctaaaacttcatTATATTAAtgcttgctacgaatacaaaatcagcaaatttattaatattttttaaagagaAGACTTGTATTTTCCTCTCTccgagataaaacaatagcaatatttaagcatcagttgatactttcaattttaattcgattaatttaaaggtgtaaaatattcattattttttatcaaattttgatttggataattctaattcaaattattaaattaattttacatgtttaaaacgaaacaaagtagaaattgattttctatttaaatgaagaaatactattttttaatttttggtaaatattctcggtttagctcattttacttgtcatgttgtcttttgcatgattttttaagaaaacgtcgattagaattataatttaactaatttaccttattcattatttgatctccatttgatatatatttttttacgacattaatctcttttcacatttatcagagtaagaataaaaattaaaaagtaattaaattctatcttattttaaaatataaatattttaagtatatttattttagtaaacataacaaataaattacatggcggaatagcaaatacaacagtttaatatctagattagatctaagactaatataaaaaaagaaagaaaattgtatggtttgactacttaaccttttgaagaaaagcaatttcatttgctcccactaatggattgatacgcacgtggcaatgaatccatcattattgacttaatgagatactttgaaaattacataaatattgtttgattttttaatatgcggtgcacttttttttttttttggacactaataatttgcactatttttatgcatatatatatatattcaaaacacgattaatataacattatagtttgtactccgtatctaaaactttattatattggtgtttactacaaatacaaagtctgcaattttttttgacattattttgttttttaatatgaggtcgactttttttttttgatattgcttgattttgttaatatggggtccacttttttttatcgtgagtttggagatggtgagttccattttttttttaatattgcttgatgttgtttagtatggggtccaccctttatggggtgcatttttttattttttttgacattattagtttgcactttttttatgcatataatatatatacatatacaatgtttaaaacacgattaatataacattgtagtttgtgcttcgtatctaaaactttattatattagtgtttgctacgaatacaaagtctgcacttttttttttaacattatatttttttttaatatggggttcacttttttttttttttttatattacttgattttgttaattcattgcatgttttttttttttttacattgtttgtttttttaatatgggattcacttttttttatattgcttgattttgttaatatagggttcacttttttttactttttttttttaatattggttggttggtgtttaatatggggaccacactttttttttctatattacttagtgttgtttagtatggggcccacccttttggacattattagtttgcgctatttttatgcatataatatatatatatatatatatatatatatgtattatgttcaaaacacgattaatataacattgtagtttgtgctccgtgtctaaaactttattatattactgtttgctacgaatacaaagtctccacttttttttttttttgacattgtttgtttttttaatatggaattcactttttttttatattgcttgattttgtcaatatgggatactatgttcaaaacacgattaatataacattgtagtttgtgttccgtatctaaaactttattatattagtgtttgctacgaatacaaagtctgcacgtttttttttacattgtttgtttttttaatatgggattcactttttttttatattgcttgattttgttaatatggggtccatattttttccccgtgagtttaaagatggtgggtttcacttttttttttttttttttttttaatattggttggttggtgtttaatatggggaccacacttttttttaatgcttaacgGATGACGATCCATTGTCCAAAACTCACTCTTCTATATagtgattttgttaatatggggttcacttttttttttccccgtgagtttggcgatggtgggttccactttttttacttctttttttttatttttaacattggttggttggtgtttaatatggggaccaaactttttttttttttatagtgctTGGTATTGTTTAGTATGGgctcacccttttggacattattagtttgcactatttttatgcatataatatatatatatatatatatatatatatatatatatatatatatatatatatatatatatatatatatatatatatatatattatgttcaaaacacgattaatataacattgtaatttgtgctccgtatctaaaactttattatattaatgtttgctacacATACAAAGTCTCcactttttttaatatgggattcactttttttttatattgcttgattttgtcaatatgggatactatgttcaaaacatgattaatataatattgtagtttgtgctccgtatttaaaactttattatattagtgtttgctacgaatacgcacgtggcaatgaatccatcattattgacttaatgagatactttggaaattacatgaatattgtttgattttttaatacggggtgcacttttttttggacattattaatttgcgctatttttatgcatatatatatatatattagaattatggggcccacaatttttttttgcactttttttttgacattgttgtttttttaatatgggattcactttttttttttatatatattgcttgattttgtcaatatgggatactatgttcaaaacacgattaatataatattgtagtttgtgctccgtatttaaaattttattatattggtgtttgctacaaatacgcacgtgacaatgaatctatcattattaacttaatgagatactttgaaaattacatgaatattgtttgattttttaatatgaggtgcacttttttttgacattattaatttgcactatttttttaatattaattattgtttaatatatatggggcccacaattttttttaattaaatctgAACGGATATATCACTACTATATAGtgcatgtatgtgtatatacttAAACTGCCATCAATACTGAGCACAAAAAATAGTGCTATGGGGCCAAGTTATGTTTTATATACTGttaatttattatattttcataatCTATGTATTTTTACATAGATTATATACTGTTATGAGGTACATCGTTATACTGTTATGTTTTAAAAGATTGTACCCTTTTCCCATTCaattatgaaaatataataaattaaCGTTAACTAAACAAAATTTCATTAATAACGATGTACATTTATTTGATCAGTAGGATGGCAGTAGCAACTGAATGTCAAAGACTCAAAAGGTATACAATAGCACGTGTACAAAGCTACAATGGTGATCAAGACTGAAATGATAAACTCATATGGGCCCACTATTGTAAAGGATAGTAAAGTCTTCACAACCCAAAAATAAAGAAGCAACCAACTACAGTAGCAAGCACTACTCACCAATCAGGAAAAGCAAATTCATCATCAGTTACCAAAATATCCCTGTACCATAAATTAAGAAAAGCAGCTGGCAAATAGGGATGACGAcgaaaacggacgacgaaaaagcaCCCAACTGGTGCTTCTATATAACTAACTACTAGacggcttatgcccgtgctgcgcacgagcCCAATACttcagattatagtgtatctatatatatgtaattgtgtttatatatatatatatatatatatatatatatatactatgttcgaaatacgattaatataacattgtaatttgtgtttcgtatctaaaattttattatattagtgtttgctacgaatacgcatgtggcaatgaatccatcattattgacttaatgagatactttggaaattacatgaatattgtttgattttttaataggggtgcaatttttttttttgacattattaatttgcactatatttttaatattagttgttttttaatatatatggggcccaatttttttttaaaaaatattagttgttgtttctaatattaagaagaggggcccacaatttatggggtgcattttttttttacattattaatttgcactatatatatatatatatatatatatatatatatatatattagaattatgggcccacaattttttttttgcacttttttttaacattgtttattttttaatatgggatggtgcacttttgtttttgacattattaatttacactatctttatgcgtatatatatatatatatatatatatatatatatatatatatatatatattagaattatggggcccacaatttttttttgcactttttttttttgacattgtttgttttttaatatgggattcactttttttttttttatatattgcttgattttgtcaatatgagatactatgtttaaaacacgattaatataacattgtagtttgtgctccgtatttaaaactttattatattagtgtttgctatgaatacgcacgtggcaatgaatccatcattattgacttaatgagatactttggaaattacatgaatattgtttgattttttaataggagatgcacttttttttttgacattattaatttgcactatttttctTAATATTAGttcttgtttaatatatatggagcccacaatattttttaaatatatatgagactcataatttttttttaatattaattattgtttttttactattaagaagaggggcccacaatttattttgttgttgtttctactattaagaagagggACCCACCGGACGACGAAAGTGAGCCTCAACTgcctcttcttaatagtagaaacTAGCCATATATGAAAAACTACACCTGAATTCGTAAATTTGTTTGAGATGGAATTCTACATGTACAGGTAAAGTGGAagtgattttaaaatataaattactTTTGATTTGAACCAACTTTAGAATTTAAAAATCTTTTAAAATCAACTTATTATGGTGTTAACAGCTTTAAGGGTATTTCAGTCATTTtgacagaaaataagtgcttagCAGCACTTATTTACCAAACACATTAACAACTTATTTTCAGCATaaacacttttatccaaacactcaattgcttatttataaaagtaactttcagcacttaaaagttCTAAAAACACTTTATatataaaagtcactttttttaagctcatccaaacgggctcaaagaAGCTTTACTATTTGATAATCGAGCTTCATTCCTATTGATTGCTTTAGTGGAAAAAGATATCAACTTTATCGGTGTGGGATTAATGTTttattatatattaaaaaaagacTTACTATGTTGTAGTAGTTTTCTTTAAACAGAAGGCAAATGATATTAGTATTTCACTTTTATTATCCATAGAAGTGCAAGTTTACCTTCACTTCCACGACCGAAGTTCTTTTGTAACTACAGGTGAGATCTTTGATCCATTGAATCTTTCTTCCAGTGCAATTTCTTTTAATTAGACTTGACAAGAATATAAAAATCCCAACTACAGAAAAGGTTCCCAAAAACAACAAATTGAATCTTTAAAACCAAGCATATTCACATTCTacacgagtccggaaccaaaatgactcaaaaaaaaaatattttgaaccaaaatgccctaacaaaaaaaaagttaccaaactacctatagcgcagtattttactgcgttatagcactAACAGAGACGGACCcgttaagtcctataacgcagtaaaataatgcgctatacgAAATATGCTGCAACGTATAAcacatgattttactgcgttataggacttttgcctctctcctataacgcagtaaaatcatgcgttatagtctaccactataacccgatcgggttccaccactgcccCCTCCAGTGACAAAAAATTttcaaaaacgccattggaggccaGGCTTCGGTGGTCCCCACGCAttaaaaacgtcgttttctagtaaatttcatccggaaagtttagattctcggtatattcaagtcaaggagcaagattttaaatttgaattttgagaaaaagcggcgtacaacttgattaaaatatctacaaaaaatcttcgattaaggttttctactatgaacttttgttattattttgttatatacattatattgcatgcatgtttaacatttaatcgtcattaattaaaaaaaatcaaatttcatttttttttttgggtttgatcGGCTGGGGGCAGTGGCTTAGGCCactgttccgtttttttttttttttgatttaattcattatttgttaaatgtttatgaattgttaattattaaatgtttatgcattgttaatttgttatatgtttgtgagttgttaatttggttaattatttatgaattgttaacattgttaatttgttatatgtttatgagttgaatttggttaattatttatgaattgttaatgaattattattttgttaattgagtatttgttaaatattctttatgaattgaaagaagttgattggtaatgaattattatattgttaacattttgtttggatgattgttatgtattgttttaaCATTTATCGTATTACGTTGTAttatataggaccaaatcagtggttacataaaatagaacctctcgtcgttacataacaataaaattaaagtagcaatcaaagcaaacattttatttacactaacaacataatataatacaataggtaacaaccatccaaacaagttgtaaacgattatgaaatgttaatctatacaattttaaaaacatgaatatatatgttaaataaaaaaaattatcttaaaaagaatagttaaagtttttcttttcataaatacataagctaacgaaaaaaatgtaaagtttataggaaaatatgtggtcgacgaatatgaactcttagtttaattttatcgtagttgtgttggctatttggtcaactaaaaatatatcacataggaccaaatcagtggttacataaaatagaacctctcgtcgttacataacaataaaattaaagtagcaatcaaagcaaacattttatttatactAATAAATAACTGAGGATGTGTGTGGCGTAtctggggcggtgctgttttggcgtatctttacagatgcctgtgccgagcgtctattggtgttgtcagagatgtgtgtggattttttgctcttctccaggtaatatttaagtGTGAGTTCTtgtaatgtcaacaaacctcttgaaagggcGACTAAAAATCGTATTTtataatatcgcttacagttatgggcgtgggagaggatgctgccttttcagcccgtacctagacatcacctcgagattgacatgccttatgcgaggaggtggacagcgggttttgaccgggatatCGATACGCAccatagtattcttccattccgggaccagcttgatcacatgacggatgatgcggtcaaactatttaaatttacattaataatttaattaaatgtcttttctacatggtgatcactgat
The sequence above is a segment of the Lycium barbarum isolate Lr01 chromosome 6, ASM1917538v2, whole genome shotgun sequence genome. Coding sequences within it:
- the LOC132600020 gene encoding BON1-associated protein 2-like, whose amino-acid sequence is MKPSSSSFSRVLEITVISGENLHENRKQPVKKSVFVNIKTDNSSCNVQTTRMDKEGGSFPAWNEKLIVDLPMHARHLLVEVQCKNSSGIKTVGIARVPTSDFIGGFLPEDYLHFLSYRLRDVKGEKNGIINFSVRVKNAPPRTTSCAAAYSRQWTVEPVAMESKNGSCGVVTGIPMYPGSSLIGLSMTRKL